Genomic DNA from Deltaproteobacteria bacterium:
TCCACCGCCACACCGGCCGCACCCACCCCCAGGGCTTCGACTTCCGCCACCACCGGCGGGATGGAATCAGCCGGGAGCGACGCGATCATCACGTTGGCGCCCGCCTGGGCGAAGGCCAGCGCGCAACAGCGGCCGATGCCGCCGCTGCCGCCGGTGATGATGGTGGTGCGTCCTTCCAGGGAAAAGCGTGACAGGTCCATGAGTCTTCCTTCCGTTAGTCGCTCCGCCATGGACACTTGGCGAAGCTTACGACACGCGGGGCGGGGTGAAGTCGAAGGGCTTCGGCGTGCTCAGCCTTCCCACAAGTGGCTGAACTGCACCGCCACCACATCCTCGTAGGCAACGGGCGCGGCCAGCAGGCCGATGTCCTGGGCGAACCGGTTCATGCTCGTCACCACCGGCTCGGGGATCCGGGGATCGTAGTAGGGTGTATCGCGCTCGATGAGCGTGGCGATGAGCCCGGCCTCCTCGGGAGGGTACAGGGCCTTGCCCACGTCCGCCGCTCGTTGCGGGTCTTCCACCAGGGCCTTCTGGGTTTTGACCAGCGCACGTACGGCCGCGGCGGCGGCGTCGGGGTTCTCGGAGATGACCCGGTCCGAGGTGATGAGGGCGGGGAAGGTGTAGCCGCGCGCATCGGGAGGTCCCTCGCCGCGCCGGATGTCCACGACGACGGTGCCGGCGCCGTGGCGCACGGCCACCTCCGCGCCCATGCCGTTGGCCCAGAAGCCGTCGATGGCGCCCTCGGAAAGGGCCTTGGCCGCGGTCACGCCGAAGGAGACCCCGGCCGCGGTGGCGCCGGGCACGGGACCGATCTCGATCTTGTTCGCCTCGGGGTCGAGGCCCGCGGCCTTGAGCATGCGTCGGAGTCCGAGGTCCACCCCGGGAGCGGCGCCGATGCGCAGCCCCTTGACGGCTTCGAGGTCGCCGCGCTGGACCCCCAGGTCCGTCCGTAGCACCAGGAACCAGTACATGTGCTGGGCCAGCGCCGCGAGCAGCTTGGCCCCCTTCCAGTCCGGGAACTGGGTGAGGGTGGCGTGGGACGAGGCGGCCACGAAGTCGAGCTTGTGGTCTCTCAGGGCCTCGA
This window encodes:
- a CDS encoding ABC transporter substrate-binding protein, with the protein product MRLGLPDFVSNSYFPAIAAVELGFFKDEGLDMELELIFPVPATLEALRDHKLDFVAASSHATLTQFPDWKGAKLLAALAQHMYWFLVLRTDLGVQRGDLEAVKGLRIGAAPGVDLGLRRMLKAAGLDPEANKIEIGPVPGATAAGVSFGVTAAKALSEGAIDGFWANGMGAEVAVRHGAGTVVVDIRRGEGPPDARGYTFPALITSDRVISENPDAAAAAVRALVKTQKALVEDPQRAADVGKALYPPEEAGLIATLIERDTPYYDPRIPEPVVTSMNRFAQDIGLLAAPVAYEDVVAVQFSHLWEG